Proteins encoded together in one Variovorax paradoxus window:
- the ccoS gene encoding cbb3-type cytochrome oxidase assembly protein CcoS, with the protein MDILFLLIPLSVMLVLVILGGLWWAIERGQFEDVDVEADRILRGD; encoded by the coding sequence ATGGACATCCTCTTTCTCCTCATTCCGCTGTCGGTCATGCTGGTTCTCGTCATTCTCGGCGGGCTGTGGTGGGCCATCGAGCGCGGCCAGTTCGAAGACGTCGACGTCGAGGCCGACCGGATCCTGCGCGGCGATTGA
- a CDS encoding heavy metal translocating P-type ATPase: protein MQAALAPFSPPSSPASSATPASGEALRVLDDPIEWPAFSRLAEGDAATGRWESQTVVEGMHCAACAFTVEAALLQVPGVLEAQVNAANRRARVVWSAAATRPSRWFEAAAAAGYPLLPASNSSAREGRARDLRLALWRWLVSGFCMMQVMMYAYPAYIAQPGEMTADAAQLLRWASWVLTLPVLFFSCGPFFRSAWNDLRHARIGMDVPVAFGIGITFAVSTAATFDSGGVLGAEVFFDSLTMFVFFLLTGRWLEARLRDRTAGSLDAVMNRLPDSIDRLGAGCGWQRVAVGRLAVGDVVRVLPGEAFPADGVLIDGNTSTGEALLTGESRPVPRTCGERVLAGSHNLSATVQVRIESVGEGTRFAQIVRLMESAASSKPRLAQLADRIARPFLVLVLLSAAGAAAFWWHADTGKALMVAVAVLIVTCPCALSLATPAAMLTSAGALARGGVLTSNLQALEALAAVDTVVFDKTGTLTGDTPRLERVYCRQGLRPGDALEIGAALGAHSLHPGARALVNAWNAQFRTPPAWNVTQPAERAGLGLEGLLCRGFGDEGTAQRVRLGSAGYCGVTPLKVDAPQVHLCDEHGWIASFVLAEELRADAASAVAALQAEGITVRLLSGDRDSAAREIAARAGIEFAQGDCRPEDKLEALWRLQAEGRQVAMVGDGLNDGPSLARANASFAFGNAVPLSRARADFVVLGDALEAIPRTIAQARRTLRVVRQNLAWAAGYNALCVPLAVAGWLPAWLAGLGMAASSLVVVVNAARLADPGNARASGAAR from the coding sequence ATGCAAGCAGCGCTCGCCCCGTTTTCGCCGCCTTCCTCACCGGCTTCTTCAGCCACGCCGGCCTCCGGCGAGGCGTTGCGGGTATTGGACGATCCCATCGAATGGCCGGCATTCAGCCGCCTTGCCGAAGGCGATGCGGCCACGGGCCGATGGGAATCGCAGACCGTGGTCGAGGGCATGCACTGCGCCGCTTGCGCGTTCACCGTCGAAGCCGCCTTGCTGCAAGTGCCGGGCGTGCTCGAAGCGCAGGTCAACGCCGCGAACCGGCGTGCCCGCGTGGTGTGGTCGGCTGCGGCCACGCGCCCTTCGCGCTGGTTCGAGGCCGCGGCCGCGGCCGGATACCCGCTGTTGCCGGCTTCGAACAGCTCTGCCCGCGAGGGTCGTGCAAGGGACCTGCGCCTTGCGCTTTGGCGCTGGCTGGTGTCGGGCTTTTGCATGATGCAGGTCATGATGTATGCCTACCCGGCCTACATCGCGCAGCCCGGGGAAATGACGGCCGACGCAGCGCAGTTGCTTCGCTGGGCCTCCTGGGTGCTCACGCTGCCGGTGCTGTTCTTTTCATGCGGGCCATTTTTTCGCAGCGCATGGAATGACCTTCGCCATGCGCGCATCGGCATGGACGTGCCCGTTGCCTTCGGCATCGGCATTACCTTTGCCGTCAGCACCGCGGCCACCTTCGACAGTGGGGGCGTGCTGGGCGCCGAGGTGTTTTTCGATTCGCTCACCATGTTCGTGTTCTTCCTGCTCACCGGCCGTTGGCTCGAGGCGCGGCTGCGGGACCGCACCGCCGGCTCGCTCGACGCGGTGATGAACCGCCTGCCCGACAGCATCGATCGGCTCGGCGCAGGGTGCGGCTGGCAACGCGTGGCCGTCGGCCGCCTGGCGGTGGGCGACGTGGTGCGCGTGCTGCCGGGCGAGGCCTTTCCAGCGGATGGCGTGCTGATCGACGGCAACACCAGCACCGGCGAGGCGCTGCTCACCGGCGAATCGCGCCCGGTGCCGCGCACATGCGGTGAACGCGTTCTCGCGGGCAGCCACAACCTTTCGGCCACCGTCCAGGTGCGCATCGAATCGGTGGGCGAGGGCACCCGCTTCGCGCAGATCGTCCGGCTGATGGAAAGCGCCGCATCAAGCAAGCCGCGGCTGGCCCAGCTGGCCGATCGCATCGCGCGGCCGTTTCTTGTTCTGGTGCTGTTGTCGGCGGCGGGCGCTGCAGCGTTCTGGTGGCATGCAGACACCGGAAAGGCCTTGATGGTGGCTGTGGCGGTGCTCATCGTGACTTGCCCTTGCGCGCTGTCGCTTGCCACCCCAGCAGCCATGCTCACCAGCGCGGGCGCACTCGCCCGCGGCGGCGTGCTCACATCGAACCTGCAGGCGCTCGAAGCGCTGGCAGCCGTGGATACGGTGGTTTTCGACAAGACGGGCACCTTGACCGGCGACACGCCGCGCCTCGAACGCGTGTATTGCCGCCAGGGCCTGCGCCCCGGCGATGCGCTGGAGATAGGCGCGGCGCTCGGCGCGCATTCCCTTCACCCCGGGGCGCGTGCGCTGGTGAACGCATGGAATGCGCAGTTCCGCACGCCGCCTGCGTGGAACGTGACGCAGCCGGCCGAACGCGCGGGCCTTGGCCTCGAAGGCCTTTTGTGCCGCGGCTTCGGCGACGAGGGCACCGCACAACGTGTGCGGCTCGGCTCCGCAGGCTACTGCGGGGTGACGCCGCTCAAGGTCGACGCGCCGCAGGTTCACCTGTGCGATGAGCATGGCTGGATCGCGAGCTTCGTGCTCGCTGAAGAACTGCGCGCCGATGCAGCCTCCGCCGTGGCGGCGCTGCAGGCGGAGGGCATCACGGTGCGCCTGCTTTCGGGCGACCGCGACAGCGCCGCCCGCGAGATTGCCGCCCGCGCCGGCATCGAATTTGCGCAGGGCGATTGCAGGCCCGAAGACAAGCTGGAGGCCCTGTGGCGCCTGCAGGCGGAGGGCCGGCAAGTCGCAATGGTGGGCGACGGCCTCAACGACGGTCCTTCGCTGGCACGCGCAAATGCATCCTTCGCTTTCGGCAACGCGGTGCCGCTTTCGCGCGCGCGGGCCGACTTCGTGGTGCTCGGCGATGCGCTGGAGGCCATTCCACGCACCATTGCGCAGGCGCGCCGGACGCTTCGCGTGGTGCGCCAGAACCTTGCCTGGGCCGCCGGGTACAACGCCCTGTGCGTGCCGCTGGCCGTGGCGGGATGGCTGCCCGCATGGCTGGCGGGCCTTGGCATGGCCGCCAGTTCGCTGGTGGTGGTGGTCAACGCGGCGCGGCTCGCCGACCCGGGCAACGCGCGAGCGAGTGGAGCGGCGCGCTGA
- the norR gene encoding nitric oxide reductase transcriptional regulator NorR, with the protein MTTSSVDLTTAEADPTSEGQRYRSLLAAARGLVRCDAAALLRLDGDVLRPLAVDGLSDETLGRQFPVASHPRFARLLESEQGLRFAHDCALPDPYDGLVAGQPGILPVHDCMGAPLRLRGAVWGLLTLDALEPGAFESVSPAQLEALVALVETGIESAQTIQEMEARAMREQAVVQALRSGRGATRELLGSSAAMKQLCSEIDTVAASDLTVLVLGETGVGKDLVAQRLHALSRRRDQPLVQVNCAALPETLADSELFGHKRGAFTGAVQDRNGKFEIADGGTLFLDEVGELPLTVQAKLLRVLQSGEVQRPGSDRTLKVDVRVIAATNRDLPAAIAQGRFRADLYHRLSVYPLVVPPLRERGRDVVALAGGFLEENQHRLGARNLRLSPASKAALLAHNWPGNVRELEHVVSRAALRAFTEQGRGARWTAVEPHHLALDAAAGGGQAAESPPPLAAAPTPAGDSKASVTATAPGRTLREATAAFQRAWLADVLARHNGHMANAAREAGIDRSNFHRTLRKLGVRPSGDEQ; encoded by the coding sequence ATGACCACCAGTAGTGTCGATTTGACTACCGCAGAAGCCGATCCAACCTCCGAAGGCCAGCGCTACCGCTCGCTTCTTGCCGCGGCGCGCGGCCTTGTGCGGTGCGACGCCGCCGCGCTGCTGCGGCTCGACGGCGACGTGCTGCGGCCGCTTGCCGTGGACGGCCTGAGCGACGAGACCCTGGGGCGGCAGTTTCCCGTGGCGTCGCATCCGCGCTTCGCGCGCCTGCTCGAGAGCGAACAGGGCCTGCGCTTTGCGCACGATTGCGCCCTGCCCGATCCATACGACGGCCTTGTGGCGGGCCAACCGGGCATCCTGCCGGTGCACGACTGCATGGGCGCGCCGCTTCGCTTGCGTGGTGCCGTCTGGGGCCTGCTGACGCTGGATGCGCTGGAGCCCGGCGCATTCGAATCGGTGAGCCCCGCGCAACTCGAAGCTCTCGTTGCGCTGGTGGAAACGGGCATCGAGTCGGCCCAGACGATCCAGGAGATGGAAGCCCGCGCCATGCGCGAGCAGGCCGTGGTGCAGGCCCTGCGCTCGGGGCGCGGCGCCACGCGCGAACTGCTCGGAAGCAGCGCCGCAATGAAGCAGCTGTGCAGCGAGATCGACACGGTCGCCGCGTCTGACCTCACGGTGCTGGTGCTCGGAGAAACCGGCGTGGGCAAGGACCTGGTGGCACAGCGCCTTCATGCGCTTTCGAGGCGGCGCGACCAGCCGCTCGTGCAGGTGAACTGCGCAGCGCTGCCCGAGACACTGGCCGACAGCGAACTCTTCGGCCACAAGCGCGGCGCGTTCACCGGCGCCGTGCAAGACCGGAACGGCAAGTTCGAGATAGCCGACGGCGGCACGCTCTTTCTGGACGAAGTGGGCGAGCTGCCGCTGACGGTGCAGGCCAAGCTCTTGCGCGTGCTGCAAAGCGGCGAGGTGCAGCGGCCCGGCAGCGACCGGACGCTGAAGGTCGACGTGCGCGTGATTGCGGCCACCAACCGCGACCTGCCCGCCGCCATTGCGCAAGGGCGTTTTCGCGCTGACCTTTACCACCGGCTCTCGGTGTATCCGCTGGTGGTGCCGCCGCTGCGCGAGCGCGGGCGCGACGTGGTGGCCCTGGCAGGCGGTTTTCTCGAGGAGAACCAGCATCGCCTCGGCGCGCGCAACCTGCGGCTCTCACCGGCCTCGAAGGCCGCCTTGCTGGCGCACAACTGGCCGGGCAATGTGCGAGAGCTCGAGCACGTCGTCAGCCGCGCGGCGCTCAGGGCTTTTACCGAGCAAGGCCGCGGCGCGCGGTGGACAGCCGTCGAGCCGCACCACCTGGCGTTGGATGCCGCGGCGGGCGGCGGGCAAGCAGCGGAATCACCGCCGCCGCTTGCGGCGGCACCGACGCCGGCCGGTGACAGCAAGGCAAGCGTCACTGCCACCGCCCCGGGCCGCACGCTGCGCGAAGCGACGGCCGCCTTCCAGCGCGCGTGGCTCGCCGATGTGCTGGCGCGCCACAACGGGCACATGGCCAACGCTGCGCGCGAGGCCGGCATCGACCGCAGCAACTTTCACCGCACGTTGCGAAAGCTGGGGGTGCGCCCCTCGGGCGACGAGCAATAA
- the ccoO gene encoding cytochrome-c oxidase, cbb3-type subunit II, translated as MNTKTETKTGFTHEKVETNNLLMIVLILVVVAIGGLVEIVPLFFQKSTTEAVQGLKPPTALQLAGRDVYLREGCYNCHSQMIRPFRSETLRYGHYSVAGEFVYDHPFQWGSKRTGPDLHRVGGKYSDEWQRIHLNNPRDLVPESNMPAYPWLGKSLVDSEAIPRRMRALRRVGVPYTDEEIASAAEEVRGKTELDATVAYLQSLGLTLK; from the coding sequence ATGAATACGAAAACCGAAACCAAGACCGGCTTCACGCACGAGAAGGTGGAAACCAACAACCTGCTGATGATCGTGCTCATCCTGGTGGTGGTGGCCATTGGCGGGCTGGTCGAGATCGTGCCGCTGTTCTTCCAGAAGTCGACCACCGAGGCCGTCCAGGGCCTGAAGCCGCCCACGGCGCTGCAGCTTGCGGGCCGCGACGTGTACCTGCGCGAGGGCTGCTACAACTGCCACTCGCAGATGATCCGTCCGTTTCGCTCGGAAACGCTGCGCTACGGCCATTACTCGGTGGCGGGCGAGTTCGTGTACGACCACCCGTTTCAGTGGGGCAGCAAGCGCACCGGCCCCGACCTGCACCGGGTGGGCGGCAAGTACAGCGACGAATGGCAACGCATTCACCTGAACAACCCGCGCGACCTTGTGCCCGAGTCGAATATGCCGGCCTATCCGTGGCTCGGCAAGAGCCTGGTCGACTCCGAAGCCATTCCGCGCCGCATGCGCGCTCTGCGCAGGGTCGGTGTTCCGTACACCGACGAAGAAATTGCCAGCGCCGCCGAAGAGGTTCGCGGCAAGACAGAGCTGGACGCCACGGTGGCGTACCTGCAATCGCTGGGCCTCACGCTCAAGTAG
- the ccoN gene encoding cytochrome-c oxidase, cbb3-type subunit I produces the protein MQEPNPPAAVYDDTVVRQFALMSVVWGVVGMLVGVIIASQLTWPELNLGIPWLGYGRLRPLHTNAVIFAFGGCALMATSFHVVQRTCQVRLFAPGLASFVFWGWQAVIVAAAISLPLGYTTGKEYAELEWPIDILIAVVWVAYAVVFFGTIGVRKVRHIYVANWFFGAFIIAVALLHIVNSAEIPAGWMKSYSAYAGVQDAMVQWWYGHNAVGFFLTAGFLGMMYYYIPKQAARPVYSYRLSIVHFWALIFTYMWAGPHHLHYTALPDWTQSLGMVFSLILLAPSWGGMINGVMTLSGAWHKLRTDPILRFLIVALSFYGMATFEGPMMSIKTVNALSHYTDWTVGHVHAGALGWVGFITMGSLYYLIPRMYGRTEMYSVKAIEAHFWVATIGIVLYIAAMWIAGVMQGLMWRAINPDGTLTYTFVESVKATFPFYLVRLVGGLLYLGGMLVMAWNVWMTVISGRSVRAVIPAAAIAHA, from the coding sequence ATGCAAGAACCCAATCCCCCCGCAGCGGTCTACGACGACACCGTCGTGCGGCAGTTCGCCCTCATGTCCGTGGTCTGGGGCGTGGTCGGCATGCTCGTCGGCGTGATCATCGCCTCGCAGCTGACCTGGCCCGAGCTCAACCTCGGCATTCCATGGCTCGGCTACGGACGCTTGCGCCCGCTGCACACCAACGCGGTGATCTTCGCGTTTGGCGGTTGCGCGCTCATGGCCACCAGCTTTCACGTGGTGCAGCGTACCTGCCAGGTGCGGCTGTTTGCGCCGGGGCTCGCATCATTCGTGTTCTGGGGCTGGCAGGCGGTGATCGTGGCCGCGGCCATCAGCCTGCCGCTTGGCTACACCACGGGCAAGGAATACGCCGAACTCGAATGGCCCATCGACATCCTCATCGCAGTGGTGTGGGTGGCCTACGCGGTGGTGTTCTTCGGAACCATCGGCGTTCGCAAGGTGCGCCACATCTACGTTGCCAATTGGTTCTTCGGCGCGTTCATCATTGCCGTGGCGCTGCTGCACATCGTCAACAGCGCAGAAATTCCTGCCGGCTGGATGAAGAGCTATTCGGCCTATGCCGGTGTGCAGGACGCCATGGTGCAGTGGTGGTACGGGCACAACGCGGTGGGCTTCTTCCTCACGGCGGGCTTCCTCGGAATGATGTACTACTACATCCCCAAGCAGGCTGCGCGCCCGGTGTATTCGTACCGGCTTTCCATCGTCCACTTCTGGGCGCTGATCTTCACCTACATGTGGGCCGGCCCGCATCACCTGCACTACACCGCGCTGCCCGACTGGACGCAATCGCTCGGCATGGTGTTCTCGCTCATCCTGCTGGCACCCAGCTGGGGCGGAATGATCAACGGCGTGATGACGCTCTCGGGCGCATGGCACAAGCTGCGCACCGACCCGATCCTGCGCTTCCTGATTGTTGCGCTCTCGTTCTACGGCATGGCGACCTTCGAGGGCCCGATGATGTCCATCAAGACCGTCAACGCCCTGAGCCACTACACCGACTGGACCGTGGGCCACGTGCATGCCGGCGCGCTGGGCTGGGTGGGCTTCATCACCATGGGTTCGCTCTACTACCTGATACCGCGCATGTACGGCCGCACCGAGATGTACAGCGTCAAGGCCATCGAAGCCCACTTCTGGGTGGCCACCATCGGCATCGTGCTGTACATCGCGGCCATGTGGATTGCCGGCGTGATGCAGGGCCTGATGTGGCGCGCCATCAACCCCGACGGCACGCTCACCTACACCTTTGTCGAGAGCGTGAAGGCCACGTTCCCGTTCTACCTGGTGCGGCTGGTCGGCGGCCTGCTGTACCTCGGCGGAATGCTGGTCATGGCCTGGAACGTGTGGATGACCGTCATCTCCGGCCGCTCGGTGCGCGCCGTGATTCCGGCCGCCGCCATTGCCCACGCCTGA
- a CDS encoding universal stress protein, with protein sequence MFKRILVATDGSTLSKKAVTSAIALAARHDADLVAINVIPRYPKGYFDGAVAFSPEDIGRVERQWAEKAQAMLDTVKSRAEQSGVRIKTATVNSDLVAESIVAAAKKHKSDLIVMASHGRKGIKRLLLGSETQHVLAHSALPVLVLR encoded by the coding sequence ATGTTCAAACGCATCCTCGTCGCCACGGACGGTTCGACGCTCTCCAAAAAAGCCGTGACGAGCGCCATTGCGCTGGCCGCCAGGCACGACGCCGACCTGGTGGCGATCAACGTGATTCCGCGCTACCCCAAAGGCTACTTCGATGGTGCAGTGGCCTTCTCGCCCGAGGACATCGGCCGCGTCGAAAGGCAATGGGCCGAAAAAGCCCAGGCCATGCTCGACACCGTGAAATCGCGCGCCGAGCAAAGCGGCGTGCGAATCAAGACTGCGACGGTCAACTCCGACCTCGTGGCGGAATCGATCGTCGCCGCCGCAAAAAAGCACAAGAGCGACCTGATCGTGATGGCCTCGCACGGCCGCAAGGGCATCAAGCGCCTGCTGCTGGGCAGCGAGACGCAGCACGTGCTGGCGCACTCGGCGCTGCCCGTGCTTGTGCTCCGATAG
- the hmpA gene encoding NO-inducible flavohemoprotein, producing MNPQTIAIVKATVPALQAHGEAITSHFYRIMFEGHPEVKAFFNEAHQAAGSQARALAGAVLAYAMHIDRLDEIAGALPRIIQKHAALGVLPEHYPVVGGCLLQAIKDVLGDAATDEIIAAWGEAYESLAAILIAAEEEVYRNNAAQTGGWRGEREFRVARREKESEVITSFYLEPVDGGPLLAFSPGQYLTLVLNIGGEPLRRNYSLSDAPGKPWYRISVKQEEGGRASNWLHESATVGTILKAQAPCGDFVLQPSGKQSRPLVLVTGGVGITPAMSMLESVAHTGRPVHFIHAARHGGAHAFRERVDALAAQHANVKPLYVYDTPRESDRPHATGFVTRELLGQQLPADRDVDLYFLGPKPFMKAVYANSLELGVPKQQLRYEFFGPLEALEA from the coding sequence ATGAACCCCCAGACCATCGCCATCGTCAAAGCCACCGTACCCGCACTGCAGGCGCACGGGGAGGCCATCACCAGCCACTTCTACCGGATCATGTTCGAGGGCCATCCGGAAGTGAAGGCGTTCTTCAACGAGGCGCACCAGGCCGCCGGCAGCCAGGCACGCGCGCTCGCCGGTGCGGTGCTGGCCTATGCCATGCACATCGACCGGCTCGACGAAATTGCCGGTGCGCTGCCGCGCATCATTCAGAAGCATGCAGCGCTGGGGGTGCTGCCCGAGCACTATCCGGTGGTCGGCGGCTGCCTGCTGCAGGCCATCAAGGACGTGCTTGGCGACGCTGCAACCGACGAGATCATTGCCGCATGGGGCGAGGCCTACGAGTCGCTCGCGGCAATCCTGATTGCCGCCGAAGAAGAGGTCTACCGCAACAACGCCGCCCAGACCGGCGGATGGCGCGGCGAGCGCGAGTTTCGCGTGGCCCGCCGCGAGAAAGAGAGCGAAGTCATCACGTCTTTCTACCTGGAGCCCGTCGACGGCGGCCCGCTGCTCGCCTTTTCGCCCGGCCAATACCTCACGCTGGTGCTCAACATCGGCGGCGAGCCGCTCAGGCGCAATTATTCGCTGTCCGATGCGCCGGGCAAGCCCTGGTACCGCATCAGCGTCAAGCAGGAAGAGGGCGGCCGTGCCTCGAACTGGCTGCACGAGAGCGCGACTGTCGGAACGATTCTGAAAGCGCAGGCGCCCTGCGGCGACTTCGTGCTCCAGCCCTCGGGCAAGCAGTCGCGTCCGTTGGTTCTGGTAACGGGCGGCGTCGGCATTACGCCGGCCATGAGCATGCTCGAATCCGTGGCGCACACCGGGCGGCCGGTGCACTTCATTCATGCGGCGCGGCATGGCGGCGCTCACGCTTTCCGCGAACGGGTCGACGCACTGGCGGCGCAGCATGCCAACGTGAAGCCGCTCTACGTGTACGACACGCCGCGTGAATCCGACCGGCCGCATGCAACCGGCTTTGTCACGCGCGAACTGCTTGGGCAGCAACTGCCCGCCGACCGCGATGTCGACCTGTATTTTCTCGGCCCCAAGCCTTTCATGAAGGCGGTGTATGCCAACAGCCTCGAACTGGGCGTGCCGAAGCAGCAATTGCGCTACGAATTCTTCGGCCCGCTCGAAGCGCTCGAGGCATAA
- a CDS encoding MFS transporter, producing MNIRASARPADALDSNWSIVAAGALMTCVAIGVLFSLAVFLEPMSAATGWSRAGISSAMTLAFLSMGVAGFGWGALSDRYGPRVVVLAGTVLLGLSTVLASRASTLLQFQLFYGVMMGIAAGSFFAPVIATTASWFDKHRSLAVSLVSAGMGVAPMTISPLAAWLVTHYDWRMAQLIIGIGAWVVLLPAVWLVRAAPGASPAAAGGAAQAPEMKVGEALRSRAFLVLGITFFACCAAHSGPIFHTVSYAIGCGLPTFAAVTIYSMEGAAGLGGRLLFGVLADRLGAKRVLVAGLLIQAFAAASYLLVNQLGGFYAVAIVFGLAYGGVMPLYAVLARDYFGTRILGTVLGAASMLSSVGMALGPVLGGWLFDRYGSYAWMYIGSMAVGLGAVLIALTFPRTDHAGKQPRLQPAG from the coding sequence ATGAACATCCGTGCCTCCGCGCGCCCGGCCGACGCGCTCGATTCGAACTGGTCCATTGTTGCCGCCGGCGCGCTGATGACTTGCGTTGCCATTGGCGTGCTGTTCTCGCTGGCGGTTTTTCTGGAGCCCATGAGCGCGGCCACGGGCTGGTCCCGGGCCGGCATTTCGAGCGCGATGACGCTGGCCTTCTTGAGCATGGGCGTGGCCGGCTTCGGCTGGGGCGCATTGAGCGACCGCTACGGCCCGCGCGTGGTGGTGCTGGCGGGCACGGTGCTGCTGGGGCTTTCGACGGTGCTTGCCAGCCGCGCATCGACCTTGCTCCAGTTCCAGCTTTTCTACGGCGTGATGATGGGCATTGCCGCCGGCAGCTTCTTCGCCCCGGTGATCGCAACCACCGCGTCATGGTTCGACAAGCATCGCAGCCTGGCCGTCTCGCTGGTGTCGGCGGGCATGGGCGTGGCGCCGATGACCATTTCTCCGCTGGCCGCGTGGCTGGTAACGCACTACGACTGGCGCATGGCGCAGTTGATCATCGGCATTGGCGCATGGGTCGTGCTGCTGCCCGCCGTGTGGCTTGTCCGCGCGGCTCCCGGCGCTTCCCCCGCCGCCGCGGGCGGAGCAGCGCAGGCGCCGGAGATGAAGGTCGGCGAGGCGCTGCGCTCGCGTGCTTTCCTCGTGCTCGGAATCACCTTCTTCGCTTGCTGCGCGGCGCATTCGGGGCCGATCTTCCACACGGTCAGCTACGCCATCGGCTGCGGCCTTCCGACCTTCGCGGCGGTGACCATCTACAGCATGGAAGGCGCGGCCGGCCTGGGTGGGCGATTGCTCTTCGGGGTGCTGGCGGACCGGTTGGGTGCCAAGCGGGTGCTTGTCGCGGGCTTGCTGATCCAGGCGTTTGCCGCTGCCAGCTACCTGCTGGTCAACCAGTTGGGCGGCTTCTATGCCGTGGCCATTGTTTTCGGCCTTGCGTACGGCGGCGTGATGCCGCTCTATGCCGTGCTGGCGCGGGACTATTTTGGCACGCGCATCCTGGGCACGGTGCTGGGCGCGGCGTCGATGTTGTCCAGTGTCGGCATGGCGCTGGGTCCGGTGCTGGGCGGCTGGCTCTTCGACCGCTACGGCAGTTATGCCTGGATGTACATCGGCTCCATGGCCGTAGGGCTTGGCGCGGTGCTCATCGCACTCACGTTCCCCCGAACGGACCACGCCGGCAAGCAACCGCGCCTGCAGCCGGCAGGGTAA
- a CDS encoding cbb3-type cytochrome oxidase subunit 3, producing the protein MTDITTLRVAATVLCFALFVGIVAWAFARRNTARFEEAARLPFEQD; encoded by the coding sequence ATGACCGACATCACCACCCTGCGCGTTGCCGCAACCGTTCTGTGCTTTGCGCTCTTCGTGGGCATCGTGGCGTGGGCGTTCGCCCGCCGCAACACGGCCCGCTTCGAGGAAGCCGCCCGCCTGCCGTTCGAGCAAGACTGA
- the ccoP gene encoding cytochrome-c oxidase, cbb3-type subunit III, with the protein MSDFVNNFWSNYIAAGTVLSILGCMLLLWLTARKRVPSDADNTTGHVWDEDLREANNPLPMWWVGLFVLTIFFSAGYLVIFPGLGSFSGQANWSTESEYGTEVAKANQALAPVYAAFDNMPAEEVARSPKAMAIGERLFMNNCSQCHGSDARGSKGFPNLTDKDWLHGGTPEKIAESITKGRTGVMPPMAAAVGSQDDVKNLANYVLSLSGEPHDSVRAGLGKSKFTVCAACHGIGGVGNQAVGAPNLSDKVWLHGYGEAAIVQIVNAGKHSQMPAQEGRLTEAQIKLLSAYVWGLSNAPVAGP; encoded by the coding sequence ATGAGCGATTTCGTCAACAACTTCTGGTCCAACTACATTGCCGCCGGCACCGTGCTGAGCATTCTCGGATGCATGCTGCTGTTGTGGCTCACCGCCCGCAAGCGCGTGCCGTCCGATGCCGACAACACCACGGGCCACGTGTGGGACGAAGACCTGCGCGAAGCCAACAACCCGCTGCCGATGTGGTGGGTGGGGCTCTTCGTGCTGACCATCTTCTTTTCGGCCGGCTACCTGGTGATCTTTCCGGGCCTGGGCAGTTTCAGCGGCCAGGCCAACTGGAGCACCGAGTCGGAGTACGGCACCGAAGTGGCAAAGGCCAACCAGGCGTTGGCACCCGTGTATGCGGCCTTCGACAACATGCCCGCGGAAGAGGTTGCCCGCAGCCCGAAGGCCATGGCCATCGGCGAGCGGCTTTTCATGAACAACTGTTCGCAATGCCACGGCTCCGATGCACGCGGCAGCAAGGGCTTTCCCAACCTGACCGACAAGGATTGGCTGCACGGCGGCACGCCCGAGAAGATTGCCGAGAGCATTACCAAGGGCCGCACCGGCGTGATGCCTCCCATGGCTGCGGCAGTGGGCTCGCAAGACGACGTGAAGAACCTGGCCAACTACGTGCTGAGCCTTTCGGGCGAGCCGCACGATTCGGTGCGCGCGGGCCTCGGAAAGTCGAAGTTCACGGTGTGCGCGGCCTGCCATGGCATTGGCGGCGTCGGCAACCAGGCTGTGGGTGCGCCCAACCTGAGCGACAAGGTCTGGCTCCACGGCTATGGCGAGGCAGCCATCGTGCAGATCGTCAATGCCGGCAAGCACAGCCAGATGCCCGCCCAGGAAGGCCGGCTGACCGAAGCGCAGATCAAGCTGCTTTCCGCATACGTCTGGGGGCTTTCGAACGCACCCGTTGCGGGGCCCTGA